The stretch of DNA ACTACTCTCCTAACAGAGAATAAAGCATACCATAAGTTAATTAATCAACAAGAGGTCGTTTTTCAAGAAGGATTTGTAATTGATGGTAGCTTTTTCAAGCAGCCCAAACAATTTGCCTTATTGGCTCCCTTACAAGAGCTACTTCAAGAACTTTTTGAAGCTGTTGGACTAAAAGCTAAAAATGCCTTAAACTTAAGTTTAGAGCTGAAAGAATACTTTGTGATTGAGCTGCATAGGTATTGGCGAGAACATGCCATTGCTCTTAAGCCCTTAGATACTTATTTCAACAGCCCTTTTTCTTCTACTGTAGAAAATATTTTAGAATGGCAAGAGTATAATATAAAACTACGAAGAGCTGCTAACTCAACGGTCTTTGACGATAGTGTCACACTAGCCGATTTATATATTTCTTTACGAGGGTATTATTTAATCAAAGAAGAATCCGAAGACTACCTAGATAAAGACTCCTTTATTCAACACGTCATTATGGTTGAGGATAGTTTGGATGAATGGCTCACTCAAGATAAAAATGAAGATCATATTCGAGTGATCTCTGGAGGTCCAGGAAGAGGAAAATCTACCTTGTGCAAAATATGGGCTGCAAAGCTAACAGAACAAGTTAAAGATTGGCAGGTATTATACCTCCCCTTTCATTTGCTAAGCCTCAAGGATTCATTGGAGCAAATGATTGAAGAATATCTCAAGCTCCCTCATTTGCCTTTTACTCAAAGCCCATTAATGAGGTTAAAAGGTTCAAATAATAAATTACTACTGATCTTTGATGGGCTGGATGAGCTATCTGCTCAAAATCTCCAAACTGCTGATATTGTCAGGCAATTTATTGATGAACTTAGACATAAGTTAAACAGTTATAATTACGACCAATTACACCTAAAAGTACTTCTTACGGGTAGAGATTTAGTAATTCAGCAATGCCAAAAAATATTTAAAACAGAACCTCAGTTCATTCATTTATTGCCATACTTTATACCTTCTAAAAATAGACATGAGACTCCTTATTTTGCTAACTATCCAATTCAAGATCCTAATAAATTATTAGATATTGACCAAAGAAACTCTTGGTGGTCCCAATATGGGAGTCAAAAAAATGAGAGCTTCCGCAATATGCCTGAAGAACTTACAGCACTCCCCCATTTAGACGATATAACAGCAGAACCACTACTCAATTATTTGGTGGCTATCACATGGCGTAGCGATCCTAAGATATTTAATCAAGATACTAATTTAAATACCATCTATGAAAAGCTAATTAGTGATGTATACGAGCGTGATTATGCTCCCAAAACAACGCATCACCTTAACAAAAAGATTGGCACTAAAAAAGATTTTTTGGCCATTCTCGAAATGATTGGCTTGGCAGCTTGGCAAGGAGGTAATACAAGGGCAACAACCGCTGAAGCTATTGATCATTTCATTGACCAAATAGGTTCTCGCAAGCTCAAACAACAATTTAAACAATATAAAGACAATCCAAACACCAATACGGATCGCTTGTTTTTAGCGTTCTATTTTAAAGAATCTACTAAAAATAGTGCTGGTGTTCCTTCTTTTGAGTTTACGCATAAAAGTTTTGGAGAGTACCTAACGGCAAGAGGTATTATAAGTTTATTAAAAAAATGCAATAGACGATTCATTAAATTTCAACAAGATGAAGATGAAGATTCTCGCCCTTTTGAGTCTAAAGAGGCTATTATGGAGTTACTTCAAATTTCTAATTATCCCATAGATGGAGATCTCTCCGAGTTTATAAAAAATGAAATTGCTTTAATGAATGAAACAGATCCCAAACGATTAGATACCTTCCATGATAATCTTTGTATTTGGATCAATTATGCAAGTCAAGAGATTGAAACCATAGATCAATTGATTCCTTCTTCTCAATATCATCTTTCTTGGAATACCAAATTAAAAATTCATCGAAACTTAGAGGAAATGCTAATGATTATAAGGATTTCTTGTACTGAAATTCTAGATAAGAATTCCTACCTAAATTTTGATTTACAAAGCTGGTGTAAGCGAACCACCTTTTTTAATTCTAATTCTATTGGATTAGGATCTCTTTATCAAATATCCTTGCAAGAGGCTAACTTAGAAGAAGCTAATTTACAAAAAGTTGACTTATACAGATCCGATTTACAAAACGCTAATTTAATGTTGTCTGACTTGCGAGGGGCTGATCTAATGTTGTCTAACTTGCAGAGAGCAGATTTTCGAGGAGCAGACTTGCAAGAAACTAATTTACAAGGAGCTAATTTACAAGGAGCTAATTTGCAACAAGCTAATTTGGAACGAGCTAATTTGCAACAAGCTCAATTGATAGGAGCTAATTTACGGGAAACTCAGTTGCAAAGAACCAATTTGCTAGGAGCTAATTTACAAGGAGCTAATTTAATGTTAGCTGATTTAAGGGAAGCTGATTTACTAGAAGCTAATTTGCAGAGAGTTAATTTTCATGTGGCTAACTTGCGAGAAGCCTATTTAGAAAAAGCTAATTTACAAGGAGTTAACTT from Aureispira anguillae encodes:
- a CDS encoding pentapeptide repeat-containing protein, whose protein sequence is MDNPNTLEIKIDASLANKTFKLFKKLAINSFNIVEIVLKKDIKKGIETLKDITTTDTRFDTPEKKLAFELITEALKKAIQKLREEVFKEYSINTTLLTENKAYHKLINQQEVVFQEGFVIDGSFFKQPKQFALLAPLQELLQELFEAVGLKAKNALNLSLELKEYFVIELHRYWREHAIALKPLDTYFNSPFSSTVENILEWQEYNIKLRRAANSTVFDDSVTLADLYISLRGYYLIKEESEDYLDKDSFIQHVIMVEDSLDEWLTQDKNEDHIRVISGGPGRGKSTLCKIWAAKLTEQVKDWQVLYLPFHLLSLKDSLEQMIEEYLKLPHLPFTQSPLMRLKGSNNKLLLIFDGLDELSAQNLQTADIVRQFIDELRHKLNSYNYDQLHLKVLLTGRDLVIQQCQKIFKTEPQFIHLLPYFIPSKNRHETPYFANYPIQDPNKLLDIDQRNSWWSQYGSQKNESFRNMPEELTALPHLDDITAEPLLNYLVAITWRSDPKIFNQDTNLNTIYEKLISDVYERDYAPKTTHHLNKKIGTKKDFLAILEMIGLAAWQGGNTRATTAEAIDHFIDQIGSRKLKQQFKQYKDNPNTNTDRLFLAFYFKESTKNSAGVPSFEFTHKSFGEYLTARGIISLLKKCNRRFIKFQQDEDEDSRPFESKEAIMELLQISNYPIDGDLSEFIKNEIALMNETDPKRLDTFHDNLCIWINYASQEIETIDQLIPSSQYHLSWNTKLKIHRNLEEMLMIIRISCTEILDKNSYLNFDLQSWCKRTTFFNSNSIGLGSLYQISLQEANLEEANLQKVDLYRSDLQNANLMLSDLRGADLMLSNLQRADFRGADLQETNLQGANLQGANLQQANLERANLQQAQLIGANLRETQLQRTNLLGANLQGANLMLADLREADLLEANLQRVNFHVANLREAYLEKANLQGVNLREADLQGANLREADLQGADFKNAFFDISTLSTAKTLYQSTGLSKKQKEELLELRPDIFDKPKED